In Planctomycetia bacterium, one DNA window encodes the following:
- the rny gene encoding ribonuclease Y → MAEVSTGMSVGLLILGLVLGGGAVYAVLSMQAKSRAGARRLEAEQIIGEAQSKAAEIVRAAELETKATFVKRQEEFDRLTTITRNEIREAEKRLDKREDQLERKLDMLNIKEKNIERGEAQVKERLAEVEKKSAEIDELLNKQKTELLKVSGLNMDEAKRQLFQLLEQQLEHECAELVAKKINEAQEEAENKSRDIVVTAIQRYAAAHTSASTVSTIDIPSDEIKGRVIGREGRNIRAFEKATGVDVIVDDTPGVIEVTCFDPIKREVARNAMQKLIVDGRIHPTRIEEVVEEVRQSVEKDIMEYGKKAALEANVQGLPKKLIELLGRLHYRTSYGQNVLRHSIEVAYLCQIMADELGLNGTLARRCGLLHDIGKAVVHEVEGSHPALGEEICRKLNERPEVLNAVAGHHGDIPSTSPYTPLVAAADAISAARPGSRRESLERYIKRLEQLEGIATGINGVKQAYAIQAGREVRVIVDADKVDDASAMRIAREIAQKIEAEMTYPGEVKVTCLREVRAVEYAR, encoded by the coding sequence ATGGCGGAGGTCTCGACCGGCATGTCGGTGGGATTGCTGATCCTCGGGTTGGTGCTGGGCGGCGGCGCGGTGTACGCGGTGCTGTCGATGCAAGCCAAGTCCCGAGCCGGCGCTCGCCGTTTGGAAGCGGAGCAAATCATCGGCGAGGCGCAATCGAAGGCCGCCGAGATCGTCCGCGCAGCCGAACTCGAGACCAAGGCAACGTTTGTGAAGCGTCAGGAGGAGTTCGACCGCCTGACGACCATTACGCGGAACGAAATCCGCGAGGCGGAAAAGCGGCTGGACAAGCGCGAGGACCAGCTTGAGCGCAAGCTGGACATGCTGAACATCAAAGAGAAGAACATCGAGCGCGGCGAGGCGCAGGTGAAGGAGCGTCTGGCGGAGGTGGAGAAGAAATCCGCCGAGATCGATGAGTTGCTCAACAAGCAAAAGACGGAGTTGCTCAAGGTGTCGGGCCTGAACATGGACGAGGCCAAGAGGCAATTGTTCCAATTGCTGGAGCAGCAGCTCGAACACGAGTGCGCCGAACTGGTGGCCAAAAAGATCAACGAGGCGCAGGAGGAGGCCGAGAACAAGTCACGCGATATCGTCGTCACGGCGATTCAGCGATACGCCGCGGCGCACACGTCGGCCAGCACGGTCAGCACGATCGACATCCCGTCGGACGAGATCAAGGGGCGCGTCATCGGTCGCGAGGGGCGGAACATTCGAGCGTTCGAGAAGGCCACGGGCGTGGACGTGATCGTGGACGACACGCCGGGCGTGATCGAAGTGACGTGTTTCGACCCGATCAAGCGCGAGGTTGCCCGCAACGCGATGCAGAAATTGATCGTCGACGGACGCATCCATCCGACGCGGATCGAGGAAGTCGTCGAAGAGGTCCGCCAGTCGGTCGAGAAGGACATCATGGAGTACGGCAAGAAGGCAGCGCTCGAAGCCAACGTGCAGGGGTTGCCCAAGAAGTTGATCGAATTGCTCGGCCGATTGCACTATCGCACGAGCTATGGGCAGAACGTCCTGCGGCACTCGATCGAAGTGGCGTACCTCTGCCAGATCATGGCGGACGAACTGGGTCTCAACGGCACGCTCGCGCGGCGCTGCGGCCTGCTGCACGACATCGGCAAGGCGGTTGTCCACGAGGTCGAAGGCAGTCACCCCGCGCTGGGCGAGGAAATCTGCCGCAAGTTGAACGAGCGGCCGGAAGTCCTCAATGCGGTCGCCGGTCACCACGGCGATATTCCTTCGACCAGTCCGTACACGCCGCTCGTGGCGGCGGCCGACGCGATCAGCGCGGCTCGGCCCGGCAGCCGGCGCGAGTCGCTGGAGCGGTACATCAAGCGTTTGGAGCAGTTGGAAGGCATCGCGACGGGAATCAACGGCGTGAAGCAGGCGTACGCGATCCAGGCCGGGCGCGAGGTGCGGGTGATCGTCGATGCCGACAAGGTGGACGACGCCAGCGCGATGCGGATCGCGCGCGAGATCGCGCAGAAGATCGAGGCCGAGATGACCTACCCCGGCGAAGTGAAGGTGACCTGCCTGCGCGAGGTGCGGGCGGTGGAGTACGCGCGGTAG
- a CDS encoding VCBS repeat-containing protein, whose product MRRSNRFSAVVLLTTAVLIISGCTELYLIFGPGGPYPPGGSNNRPGGSTTQPSAIPGPLFASRQIDPTLESTAGARVIVAADLNGDGLTDFVSGSAENQPVQIHLRDNAATLDFTTFSIAGGAPISTMYDLAVDDFDQDGRLDIAVLVNDTGFVPVTGATKRGAVVVLFAPVNAADALLWQATTITSTFFLPGDADGVTDFAVGDFDGVAGPDIVLGSNEQLATPPDLNPIYLYANPGGANARSGNAWVQVQIGADVPQFKQLEAADIDADGDLDIVATYPFAKSFNIRWLRNPLIEGGTAAVLAGNWITRTVGEQRILQQPGDEQVPGADFVSVGDVDGDGDLDVVSVFAQLDLIQWFENPGASVGLQTFPWNVYNLGTFKTDVSVTALQLVDLNLDGRLDCFAGASGSMVGYQPGLDPRDFWTPFTILGTNPPATIGRCAFADIDGNGLLDIAAPLDRDGVTQDQFLLLTRLTP is encoded by the coding sequence ATGCGCCGTTCGAACCGCTTCTCGGCCGTCGTGTTATTGACGACCGCTGTCTTGATTATCAGCGGCTGCACCGAGCTGTATCTGATCTTCGGCCCCGGCGGGCCGTATCCGCCCGGCGGCTCCAACAATCGCCCCGGCGGCTCGACGACCCAGCCGTCGGCCATCCCCGGGCCGCTGTTCGCCTCCCGCCAGATCGATCCCACCCTGGAAAGCACCGCCGGCGCACGCGTCATCGTCGCCGCCGACCTGAACGGCGACGGCCTGACCGACTTTGTCTCCGGCTCGGCCGAGAATCAACCCGTGCAGATTCACCTGCGCGATAACGCCGCCACGCTCGACTTCACAACCTTCTCCATCGCCGGGGGCGCGCCCATCTCCACGATGTATGATCTCGCCGTCGATGATTTCGATCAGGACGGCCGGCTTGATATCGCCGTGCTGGTGAACGACACGGGCTTCGTGCCGGTGACGGGTGCGACCAAGCGCGGCGCGGTGGTCGTCTTGTTTGCGCCGGTGAACGCGGCCGATGCGCTGCTTTGGCAGGCGACAACGATCACGAGCACGTTCTTCCTTCCGGGCGATGCTGACGGTGTGACGGATTTTGCCGTGGGTGATTTCGACGGGGTCGCCGGGCCGGACATCGTCCTCGGCTCGAATGAGCAATTGGCGACGCCGCCGGACCTGAACCCGATCTATCTGTACGCGAATCCCGGCGGGGCCAACGCGCGCAGCGGCAATGCCTGGGTGCAGGTGCAGATCGGCGCCGACGTGCCGCAGTTCAAGCAACTCGAGGCCGCCGACATCGACGCCGACGGTGATCTCGATATCGTCGCGACGTATCCCTTCGCCAAGAGTTTCAACATTCGCTGGCTGCGCAATCCGCTGATTGAGGGCGGCACGGCGGCGGTGCTGGCCGGCAACTGGATCACGCGCACCGTCGGCGAGCAGCGCATCCTGCAACAGCCGGGCGACGAGCAGGTCCCGGGGGCGGATTTCGTCTCGGTCGGCGATGTCGACGGCGACGGCGATCTCGACGTGGTCAGCGTCTTCGCGCAGCTTGATCTCATCCAATGGTTCGAGAACCCCGGCGCGTCGGTGGGGTTGCAGACGTTTCCGTGGAACGTGTACAACCTCGGCACGTTCAAGACGGATGTCTCCGTTACCGCGCTGCAACTGGTCGATCTGAATCTCGACGGGCGGCTGGATTGCTTCGCCGGGGCCAGCGGCAGCATGGTCGGCTACCAGCCGGGCCTGGACCCGCGCGATTTCTGGACGCCGTTCACGATCCTCGGCACCAACCCCCCGGCGACGATCGGCCGCTGCGCCTTTGCCGACATCGACGGCAACGGCCTGCTGGACATCGCCGCGCCGCTGGACCGCGACGGCGTGACGCAGGATCAGTTCCTGCTCCTGACGCGTCTGACGCCGTAA
- a CDS encoding thioredoxin family protein → MPASRHAPNSKYPVNIRPGRTARLRTVLILAMSMVSLPAASTAHGEPASKPVTASHVTLQAFADRAAIVPGEPVNLAVTLQPEEGWHTYWINPGPNGGLPTVVKWTGPAGWQVGRARYPVPTVKYDPTLEGDSYYLPSNAVILTPLRGPNDAASGTNVELIAEVSFLACKKECIPGKAKLTLTLPVAAKGAKPSPANEALFKRAHRALPEPLDQAEHVKISVASDAPIAAPGKSFNVIVSADLERGAHMQSHKPLDADYIAAYVFVEPTDGLEIGDVDYPPGVERTDKVLGKLSEYSGKVAFKVPVTVSEDAGTAPRHVRGILQYQICNDSGTCYPPQRIEWSLPIRMEGGPAPATGDDEFAATATPENAIGATPTGSEGAERAGDRTVAESSGATHSGANAPSASGSSNLATWLSSAEAFFNRYGFTGVLAMAFIGGLVLNLMPCVLPVISLKVLSFVRQAGEDRGRILALGLTYCAGILVFFGFLAVLFATTGTGWGQLFQKPRVVIGLAAVVTAFALSLFGVFAVFTPKVIDHLGQKAAEREGLPSAFATGLLATFLGTACTAPFLSAAVGAATRYPPAQGAMIFMAVGMGMAFPFVLLSAQPAWLKFVPRPGPWMHTFEVLMGFLLLGTAVWLLNPLRDQIGDWGLLLTIIFLLFVSLAVWVKGRIQFGDPPSRKLAMNGLALAIVAVGWLLPFRAMGTIDDLRLDASHRRKLINDGKLFAQLDPEKRGEVAWKPDWSRGIPWLEYDEEHVRRYVEAGYTVFVDFTASWCASCKTNLKTSIDVEATRALMRELNVVPIEADYSSEDPMIKSVLARFKRAGVPLYLVYSPGRPDDPQILPELLTPQIVTDALRKAGPSKPERLAAGS, encoded by the coding sequence TTGCCAGCCAGTCGCCACGCGCCGAATTCGAAATACCCCGTCAACATTCGACCCGGCCGCACCGCGCGGTTGCGAACCGTCCTCATTCTCGCGATGTCGATGGTGAGCCTGCCTGCCGCTTCGACCGCGCACGGCGAGCCGGCCAGCAAACCGGTGACCGCTTCGCATGTGACGCTTCAGGCATTTGCCGATCGCGCGGCGATCGTGCCCGGCGAGCCGGTCAATCTCGCCGTGACGCTCCAGCCGGAAGAGGGCTGGCACACCTACTGGATCAACCCCGGGCCGAACGGCGGACTGCCGACCGTCGTGAAGTGGACCGGCCCCGCGGGATGGCAGGTCGGCCGCGCGCGGTACCCCGTGCCGACGGTGAAGTACGACCCGACGCTGGAGGGCGACTCGTACTATCTCCCTTCGAATGCCGTTATATTGACACCCCTTCGCGGTCCGAATGACGCGGCGAGCGGAACGAACGTCGAATTGATTGCCGAGGTATCGTTCCTCGCGTGCAAAAAGGAGTGCATCCCCGGCAAGGCGAAGCTGACGCTCACGTTGCCGGTCGCGGCGAAGGGCGCCAAACCGTCGCCCGCCAACGAAGCGCTCTTCAAGCGCGCCCACCGCGCGCTGCCCGAACCGCTCGACCAGGCCGAGCATGTGAAAATCTCCGTCGCGTCCGACGCCCCCATCGCCGCGCCGGGCAAGTCGTTCAACGTGATCGTATCGGCCGATCTCGAGCGCGGAGCGCACATGCAGTCTCACAAACCGCTCGATGCAGATTACATCGCGGCGTACGTCTTTGTGGAACCGACCGACGGTCTCGAAATCGGCGACGTGGATTACCCGCCCGGCGTCGAACGGACCGACAAGGTGCTGGGCAAGTTGAGCGAGTACTCGGGCAAGGTCGCGTTCAAGGTGCCCGTGACCGTAAGCGAGGACGCAGGCACGGCACCGCGACACGTCCGCGGCATTCTGCAATACCAGATCTGCAACGATTCGGGCACGTGCTACCCGCCGCAGCGGATCGAATGGTCGCTGCCGATCCGCATGGAAGGCGGCCCCGCGCCGGCGACCGGTGACGACGAGTTCGCGGCGACGGCGACTCCCGAAAATGCCATCGGTGCGACACCCACCGGCTCCGAAGGAGCCGAACGCGCTGGCGATCGTACCGTCGCGGAATCATCCGGGGCGACCCATTCGGGCGCCAACGCTCCATCCGCGTCCGGCTCCTCCAATCTCGCAACCTGGCTTTCTTCCGCCGAGGCCTTCTTCAACCGCTACGGCTTCACCGGTGTGCTCGCCATGGCCTTCATCGGCGGACTCGTGCTGAACCTCATGCCCTGCGTGCTGCCCGTCATCTCGCTCAAGGTCCTCTCGTTCGTGCGCCAAGCCGGTGAAGATCGCGGGCGAATCCTCGCGCTGGGTCTCACTTACTGCGCCGGCATTCTCGTCTTCTTCGGCTTCCTCGCCGTGCTCTTCGCCACCACCGGCACCGGCTGGGGCCAGCTCTTCCAGAAGCCGCGCGTCGTCATCGGTCTCGCCGCTGTTGTTACCGCATTCGCGCTAAGCCTCTTCGGCGTCTTCGCCGTCTTCACGCCCAAAGTCATTGACCACCTCGGCCAGAAAGCCGCCGAACGCGAGGGGCTGCCGTCGGCCTTCGCCACCGGACTGCTCGCCACGTTTCTCGGCACGGCCTGCACCGCGCCGTTTCTCTCGGCGGCGGTTGGCGCGGCGACACGCTATCCGCCCGCGCAGGGCGCGATGATCTTCATGGCCGTCGGCATGGGGATGGCGTTTCCGTTTGTGTTGTTGTCCGCGCAGCCGGCGTGGTTGAAGTTCGTGCCCAGGCCCGGTCCGTGGATGCACACGTTCGAAGTGCTGATGGGATTCCTGCTGCTGGGCACGGCCGTGTGGCTGCTTAATCCGCTGCGCGATCAGATCGGCGACTGGGGCCTGTTGCTCACGATCATCTTTTTACTGTTTGTTTCGTTGGCGGTATGGGTAAAGGGGCGCATCCAGTTCGGCGATCCGCCGTCGCGCAAGCTGGCGATGAACGGGCTGGCGCTGGCGATTGTCGCGGTCGGCTGGCTGCTGCCCTTCCGCGCGATGGGCACGATCGACGACTTGCGGCTCGACGCGTCGCACCGCCGCAAACTGATCAACGACGGCAAACTGTTTGCCCAGCTCGACCCCGAGAAGCGCGGCGAGGTCGCCTGGAAGCCCGACTGGAGCCGCGGCATCCCGTGGCTGGAGTACGACGAGGAGCACGTGCGCCGCTACGTCGAGGCGGGCTACACGGTGTTTGTCGATTTTACGGCGAGCTGGTGCGCTTCGTGCAAGACGAATCTCAAGACCTCCATCGACGTCGAGGCGACGCGCGCCCTGATGCGCGAACTGAACGTCGTGCCCATCGAGGCCGACTACTCCAGCGAAGACCCGATGATCAAGTCCGTGCTGGCGCGGTTCAAACGCGCCGGCGTGCCGCTGTACCTCGTCTATTCCCCCGGCCGCCCCGACGATCCGCAGATTCTTCCCGAACTGCTCACGCCGCAGATCGTGACCGACGCCCTGCGAAAGGCGGGGCCGAGCAAACCCGAGCGCCTCGCCGCGGGTTCGTAA